The nucleotide window AAAGCCGTCCGAAAGCGGAACGATCCTGCCAAAGAGTTTCCTCATCCAATCCTAAAATGGTACACGCCAAGCCGGTATCCCCAAAATGAAGTTTGCCCGTTTTGATGAGACGCTTCAACCGGTTGCTGTGCCATGGGGGGGGAGCTCTCCTAAGAGGAAAATCCTCGCCAAGAGAGTCAAATACTCGCGGATCGTGGGGCGGCTGATCTGGAAAGGTGCCGCTAGCTCGGAAACATTGACCAGGCAGGCGGCTTGTCCTGCCGCCAGACTCAGGAGCCGGGGCAGGGCATCAAGGGCCCTGATATGCCCCAAGTCACGAATATCCCGTTAAATCAATGTTTCAACATAATCACGATACCAAGCGGCTTGTCTGTGGGCAGAGCTGCGTGCTAAAGCGGCAGGGTATCCCCCACGGGTGATCCCCCGGGCTAAATCCTTGCCTTGGCGCACCCCGCTCACCCCGGCCTTCCAGTCACCGCTCAAAAGCTTTGTGATCAATCGGGGTTTACTTCCGCAGAGTTCGGCTTGT belongs to Verrucomicrobiota bacterium and includes:
- a CDS encoding DUF4143 domain-containing protein, with product MGHIRALDALPRLLSLAAGQAACLVNVSELAAPFQISRPTIREYLTLLARIFLLGELPPHGTATG